A region from the Pelobates fuscus isolate aPelFus1 chromosome 1, aPelFus1.pri, whole genome shotgun sequence genome encodes:
- the LOC134611834 gene encoding zinc finger MYM-type protein 1-like: MSDGRKRLSGAGYRKNAKIRREKQARELEQTGKIELFFSKPVASSNTEQGEEVVEDLTADICETDVVATCSYDTSLATSSSSIARETKTSESGPLSSVEFDDPVVQIGVSSDPAEWVLNDCTRDHVAKHGIIQNENLDFTQSRRLYADHSRLLTKHLFEKENFNGEKQKRSYLVYSKSKGVVFCAPCRLFGGKSQLAESGFNDWKNGTARLNEHERSAEHKSCVLSLKSRACALGRIDESLTKQRFDEIQYWRNVLKRVVAAVKALGTRGLAFRGKDDRFGSTHSGNYMMMFEFLSEFDPFIAEHIARYGNAGKGVTSYLSFATCEQFIQLMADSVTKQIVKEAKAAKYYSISVDSTPDSSHTDQLAFILRYVKEDGLPVERFIRFIPNPGHKSEQLAEVVLTTLKSYDLDIANCRGQSYDNASNMSGHYRGLQARILERNPLAVYIPCSAHSLNLVGKHAAESCPEACSFFGLLQYLYIFFTASTHRWEILQEHLSSVPNTLAVKRLSDTRWSAREDACRSLNRNWTQVIEALTRIKENTAEAPGTCKEAEGLLNKIRRLETALMSGLWGTILDRFGAVSKKLQSIGIDVGIVGELYESLIQFVRETRDIFPTFEAAAMEKSVVKDYETKRKGAQARKGSATSSKTQAEEAQEHFRINTFYVICDNLVAELIRRKTAYDSFFGKFKFITDLSKTEPSAILQYANNLCSSYSKDLEQECFFDECLHFRSYLISSSAEDTSVLAMSRMIRERGLQSIYLNVDIALRMFLCTAATNCSAERSFSTLKRVKNYLRSRLGEERLNSLAVLAIESELTISLDYEELINSFATQRVRRKPL; the protein is encoded by the coding sequence ATGAGTGACGGGCGAAAAAGGCTAAGTGGAGCAGGTTaccgaaaaaatgcaaaaattaggCGTGAAAAACAAGCCAGGGAGCTTGAACAGACAGGAAAAATTGAATTATTTTTCTCAAAACCTGTGGCTTCTTCTAATACTGAGCAGGGTGAGGAGGTAGTTGAAGATTTAACTGCTGACATCTGTGAAACTGATGTAGTTGCTACATGCAGTTATGATACTTCACTAGCTACCAGTAGTTCTAGTATTGCAAGAGAAACTAAGACTTCTGAATCAGGTCCTTTGAGTTCAGTAGAATTTGATGATCCTGTTGTACAAATAGGAGTGAGCTCTGACcctgctgaatgggttttaaatgATTGCACCAGAGACCATGTGGCTAAACATGGAATAATTCAAAATGAGAATCTGGATTTTACACAGTCGAGAAGGCTTTATGCTGACCATTCTAGATTGCTAACCAAACACCTTTTTGAAAAAGAAAACTTTAATGGAGAGAAACAAAAAAGGAGCTATTTGGTTTACTCCAAAAGCAAAGGAGTAGTGTTTTGTGCTCCATGTCGTTTATTTGGTGGCAAATCCCAGTTGGCAGAAAGTGGCTTCAATGACTGGAAAAATGGCACGGCTCGATTAAATGAGCACGAGCGTTCAGCTGAACACAAATCCTGCGTGCTATCTTTAAAATCAAGAGCATGTGCACTGGGGAGAATTGATGAAAGTCTTACCAAGCAGCGTTTTGATGAAATTCAGTATTggagaaatgttttaaaaagagTTGTTGCTGCAGTTAAGGCACTTGGCACTCGAGGACTTGCTTTCAGAGGGAAAGATGACCGTTTTGGTTCCACACACAGCGGAAACTACATGATGATGTTCGAATTTCTGTCAGAATTTGACCCATTTATAGCAGAACACATTGCCCGTTACGGCAATGCAGGAAAAGGAGTCACATCTTACCTCTCATTCGCTACCTGTGAGCAGTTTATTCAGCTTATGGCAGATTCTGTTACAAAGCAGATAGTTAAGGAGGCAAAGGCTGCTAAATATTACTCTATCAGTGTTGATTCAACACCTGATAGCTCCCACACGGATCAGCTGGCCTTCATCTTAAGGTATGTCAAGGAAGATGGCTTACCGGTTGAGCGCTTTATTCGTTTTATTCCAAATCCTGGTCATAAATCGGAACAACTGGCTGAAGTGGTCCTCACCACTCTGAAGTCATATGATCTTGATATTGCCAACTGTCGTGGTCAATCATATGACAATGCAAGCAATATGTCTGGCCATTATAGAGGATTGCAAGCCAGAATTCTGGAAAGAAACCCACTTGCTGTGTATATTCCATGCTCTGCACATTCTTTAAATCTAGTAGGGAAGCATGCTGCTGAAAGTTGTCCGGAAGCCTGTTCATTCTTTGGTCTCCTACAatacctttacattttttttactgcttccactCACAGATGGGAGATTTTACAAGAACATCTATCATCTGTGCCAAACACTCTAGCGGTCAAGAGATTATCTGACACACGGTGGTCAGCCAGGGAAGATGCCTGTAGAAGCTTGAATCGAAATTGGACTCAAGTAATCGAAGCCTTAACAAGAATTAAGGAAAATACCGCAGAGGCACCAGGAACATGCAAGGAAGCTGAAGGTCTTCTGAATAAAATACGACGTCTGGAGACTGCACTTATGAGTGGTTTGTGGGGTACTATCCTGGATAGATTTGGTGCAGTTAGCAAAAAACTCCAAAGCATTGGCATTGATGTTGGAATTGTAGGGGAGCTGTATGAGTCACTGATCCAGTTTGTTCGAGAAACCAGAGATATATTTCCGACTTTCGAAGCTGCTGCAATGGAAAAATCAGTTGTGAAGGATTATGAGACTAAGAGGAAAGGTGCACAAGCAAGGAAAGGTTCAGCAACTTCCAGCAAGACACAGGCAGAGGAAGCCCAAGAACATTTTCGCATTAACACCTTTTATGTTATTTGTGATAACTTGGTTGCTGAACTTATAAGAAGAAAAACAGCATATGACTCTTTCTTTGGAAAGTTTAAATTTATTACTGATTTATCAAAAACTGAGCCATCAGCAATATTACAGTATGCAAACAACCTTTGTTCTTCTTACAGCAAAGACTTGGAACAGGAGTGTTTTTTTGATGAGTGCCTCCACTTTCGTTCATACCTAATAAGTTCTTCTGCAGAAGATACCTCTGTTCTGGCGATGTCCCGAATGATAAGGGAGAGAGGATTGcaaagtatttatttaaatgtggacATTGCTCTCAGAATGTTTTTGTGTACTGCAGCAACTAATTGCTCAGCTGAGCGTTCTTTCTCAACTTTGAAGCGAGTTAAGAACTACTTACGATCCAGACTGGGAGAGGAAAGATTGAACTCACTGGCAGTGTTGGCAATAGAGTCTGAACTCACAATCTCTTTGGACTATGAAGAGCTCATCAACAGCTTTGCCACACAGAGAGTTCGGCGAAAGCCACTTTAG